The sequence GGTAGCTGTTCAGGACATCGATAACCCGCGGCAGGATTTTCTCGACCTCGGCCTGGTGCGCCAGGTCGACCTCAAGTTGCGCGCGGAACCGCAAGTGCTTGATACCGCTGGCTTTGCGCAGGGTAATCACAATCGGGTCCATTTCGATAAAGGCGAGATTGGCGATATCCTCCGCCGTCTCACCAGTGTCCACGCCTTCTGGCGCCTCTTCGGCCGCATGCGCCGGTTCTGGCGCTGCTTTCTGACCAAAGGGAAGAAGGCCTGACTGAACGGCAAAGAATCCGCCGCCCGCCCCCGCCAGAGCCAGCACCACCCCGATGATCAGGGGCAGTTTGCTTTTCTTGGCCGGGGCTTCTGCTTCTGTATCTACTGCAGCGTCTGTCATGGCTATCCCTAAAACGTCGTGCAGCTTCTTCATAACCTGCGAGGAACTAACCGAATGTTAAGGCCGATCCGTCAAAAGGGTTGCACGCCGGACAGAATGCCGGTGCGACGGAGGTTAATGTGCAGCAGATCAAGAATGTCTGGGCAGAAATGGACATGCGGAAGCGTCTGATTGCCGTGGGTGCCACGGTAATCATGATTCTCAGCGTCATTGCGATGTCCCATGTGGCTAGCAAGCCATCAATGACACTGCTTTATGCCGGGCTGGAAAGCGGCTCGGCCGGAGATGTGGTGCGGTCGCTGGAACAGCGCGGCACCCAATATGAAGTGCGTGGCGGCTCAATCTACGTGCCGTCGACGCAGCGTGACGAACTGCGGATGACTTTGGCCAGCGAGGGCCTGCCGGCCAACGGCGGTAAAGGGTATGAGCTGCTCGATTCGCTCAGCGGTTTCGGCACCACCTCGCAGATGTTCGACGCCGCCTACTGGCGCGCCAAAGAAGGCGAACTGGCCCGAACCATTGTCGCAAGCCCGCATGTAAGCCAGGCGCGGGTGCATATTGCGAACACCGGTTCAAATCCCTTCCAGCGCACGGTTGAACCCACCGCATCGGTATCCATCGTGCCGATGGGATCGCCGATCACGCCTGCGCAAGCCAATGCGATCCGCTTCCTGGTGTCCTCTGCTGTGACCGGTCTTGCGGTGGAAAACGTAGCCGTGATCGACGCCAATGGCGCTCTGATCGGGTCTGCGGATGCCACCGCTGCAGCCGGCGCCGGCACAGATGACCGTTCGCAGACACTTCGCGAGCGGGTGATGCGTCTTGTCGAGGCCCGCGTCGGCCAGGGCAATGCCGTGGTCGAGGTCAGTGTTGAAACCGTAACCGACACCGAATCGATCCGGGAAAAGCGCGTAGACCCGAAAAGCCGTGTCGCCGTCAGCACAGATGTCGAGGAGCGCGCCGATTCTTCGACCAACCAGGCGGGTGAAGTCACCGTTGCCTCCAATATTCCGGATGGTGATGCAGCCTCAGGCCAGGGATCCAAGGCCAACACCAGCGCAACCCGCGAGCGGATCAACTATGAAATCTCCGAAACCGAAAAAGAGATCCTCAGGGGGCCCGGTGCCATCAAGCGCCTGACGGTCGCGGTTCTGG is a genomic window of Leisingera caerulea DSM 24564 containing:
- the fliF gene encoding flagellar basal-body MS-ring/collar protein FliF, producing the protein MQQIKNVWAEMDMRKRLIAVGATVIMILSVIAMSHVASKPSMTLLYAGLESGSAGDVVRSLEQRGTQYEVRGGSIYVPSTQRDELRMTLASEGLPANGGKGYELLDSLSGFGTTSQMFDAAYWRAKEGELARTIVASPHVSQARVHIANTGSNPFQRTVEPTASVSIVPMGSPITPAQANAIRFLVSSAVTGLAVENVAVIDANGALIGSADATAAAGAGTDDRSQTLRERVMRLVEARVGQGNAVVEVSVETVTDTESIREKRVDPKSRVAVSTDVEERADSSTNQAGEVTVASNIPDGDAASGQGSKANTSATRERINYEISETEKEILRGPGAIKRLTVAVLVNGTAVTNDAGESVFQPRPEDELAAMRELISAAVGFDAERGDVITLKSMELPAVEPKGTVATASFFDNLYFDAMSLIQIAALALVSLILGLFVVRPILSNQAAPVAALPGPDGGDLPGLPGVGGDGFMTAPDLGAGLALDGEIENNETGQFEPMGGLPAMGTGDMMGAAGLPALGGGMDDPVDRLRSMIGERQEETVQILRGWLEENKEQA
- a CDS encoding flagellar basal body-associated FliL family protein; translated protein: MTDAAVDTEAEAPAKKSKLPLIIGVVLALAGAGGGFFAVQSGLLPFGQKAAPEPAHAAEEAPEGVDTGETAEDIANLAFIEMDPIVITLRKASGIKHLRFRAQLEVDLAHQAEVEKILPRVIDVLNSYLRALELEDLTDPMALPKLRAQMLRRINIATGQGRVRDLLIMDFVLN